One window of Dysidea avara chromosome 11, odDysAvar1.4, whole genome shotgun sequence genomic DNA carries:
- the LOC136237684 gene encoding E3 ubiquitin-protein ligase TRIM71-like: MEASKDASLRCNVQNEWQLLEDELTCGYCGTLFVEPKTVPCLHTFCARCVESAMNTSNGDFICTVCDTTFSKKKIAEFPKNVFLSRLVTITKKRKAMEKSSKKALGEGWDYTDSELATTHTCNQCDEGAPASRWCLVCSDAELCEKCYESHCRLKMFRAHRVVLLKDFIRSPSVVLNCSPQLDYCEEHTDRTLDFYCKSCYKFVCPECACHTMSASISMSNACRTQQTHTVETADSVCETERIKLKELNKELQLTLNKVNLTVQDSKSAGQRFYKAIAKEVAWVHDTFQEIRKVVNRHEQDILVDLAMLKSTKTQLLTTQQCKLNNLEKQLSSCMQFASGVLCPFRSKELFVYSEWITDKATELTNRNIDPVYKIFDNDLKIEHDSFSIDDLDCKLALIHQAFHQPYLPKCGANVITNSLAFVKVEIILKDRCNLPISYQPAHLKIEADLFCSKVDWKYTEKGTYTVSYIPYQKRPHTLSITWKDNIIFELNIAGYLFHYPVIASYFSIKTYNKKPLKRDMRTPKFLSASSNTTIISDPSDSSGTAIDPRGDLYVANPAKNCIMKFKKDRADSSWYSDNSCSQFGESGTENGQFQCPQGIVISKCRFMYICDQGNNRIQVYHIPENGEEQFRYAYGQSINCFNHPTDVALNVSEDKLFVTDTENHRVQVFTINNPFVAVLTYTFFIQHPSMQCPFGVCCTIDGEVLVSAKDFVVVFKENGTFVFAIDFKDKGPTGVTVNEQGMLVVSLTSDRKVVFYS; the protein is encoded by the exons ATGGAAGCAAGCAAAGATGCGTCGTTAAGGTGTAATGTTCAGAACGAATGGCAGTTGCTAGAGGACGAATTGACATGTGGATATTGTGGAACTTTGTTTGTAGAGCCCAAGACGGTTCCATGTTTGCATACATTCTGCGCGAGGTGTGTTGAATCCGCCATGAACACGAGCAACGGGGATTTCATTTGTACCGTGTGTGACACGACTTTTTCCAAGAAAAAAATTGCCGAATTTCCCAAAAATGTCTTTCTTAGTCGTCTTGTTACTATCACTAAGAAACGTAAAGCTATGGAAAAATCAAGCAAGAAGGCTTTAGGGGAAGGGTGGGACTATACTGACTCTGAATTAGCGACTACGCATACGTGTAATCAGTGCGATGAAGGAGCTCCAGCTTCAAGatggtgtctagtttgtagTGATGCAGAACTCTGCGAGAAGTGTTACGAAAGTCATTGCAGACTAAAGATGTTCAGGGCCCACAGAGTTGTACTATTGAAGGATTTCATACGGAGCCCCAGTGTGGTGTTGAATTGCTCCCCTCAGTTAGACTATTGTGAGGAGCATACTGACAGAACACTTGACTTTTACTGTAAGAGTTGCTATAAGTTTGTGTGCCCAGAGTGTGCTTGTCATACTATGTCAGCGTCCATTTCAATGTCCAATGCTTGTAGGACCCAACAAACACACACTGTTGAAACTGCAGATAGTGTCTGTGAGACAGAGAGAATCAAGTTGAAGGAACTGAACAAAGAATTACAATTGACTCTGAATAAAGTTAACTTAACAGTTCAAGATAGCAAGTCTGCAGGGCAGAGGTTTTATAAGGCCATAGCTAAGGAAGTTGCATGGGTACATGATACATTTCAAGAAATTCGGAAAGTAGTGAATAGACATGAACAAGACATTTTGGTGGACCTTGCAATGCTGAAGTCAACCAAAACACAGTTGCTTACAACACAGCAGTGTAAGTTGAATAACTTAGAAAAGCAGTTGTCCAGCTGCATGCAGTTTGCATCGGGAGTTTTGTGTCCATTTAGATCAAAAgaattgtttgtttacagtgAATGGATCACAGACAAGGCAACTGAATTAACCAACAGAAATATAGATCCAGTGTACAAGATATTTGATAATGATTTAAAGATTGAACATGATAGCTTTTCCATAGATGATTTAGACTGCAAACTAGCATTAATACACCAAGCATTTCATCAGCCTTATCTTCCAAAGTGTGGTGCAAATGTGATAACCAATTCTTTGGCTTTTGTTAAAGTAGAAATAATATTAAAGGACCGATGCAACCTGCCTATTTCATATCAGCCAGCTCATCTCAAAATCGAGGCTGACTTATTTTGTTCCAAAGTTGATTGGAAATACACAGAAAAAggtacatacactgtatcatACATCCCTTATCAGAAAAGGCCTCATACTTTATCTATAACTTGGAAGGATAACATTATATTTGAGTTGAACATTGCAGGATATTTATTTCACTACCCTGTTATTGCATCATACTTTAGCATTAAGACATACAACAAAAAACCCTTGAAAAGAGATATGAGGACACCAAAGTTTCTTTCAGCTTCATCGAACACCACAATTATCAGTGATCCTTCAGATAGcag TGGGACTGCTATAGACCCACGTGGAGATTTATATGTTGCTAATCCTGCTAAAAATTGCATTATGAAATTCAAGAAGGACAGAGCGGACAGTTCATGGTATAGTGACAATAGTTGCTCTCAGTTTGGTGAATCAGGAACTGAAAATGGACAATTCCAATGTCCACAGGGCATCGTCATATCAAAGTGCAGATTCATGTATATCTGTGATCAGGGCAACAATCGCATTCAGGTGTACCATATCCCAGAGAATGGTGAAGAACAATTCAGGTATGCATATGGACAAAGCATTAACTGTTTTAACCATCCAACTGATGTTGCACTCAACGTTAGTGAGGATAAGCTGTTTGTTACTGACACCGAAAACCACAGGGTGCAAGTTTTCACCATTAACAATCCTTTTGTAGCAGTGTTAACATATACTTTCTTTATACAACATCCTAGTATGCAGTGTCCATTTGGTGTGTGCTGTACAATAGATGGTGAAGTGTTAGTCAGTGCTAAAGACTTTGTGGTTGTGTTCAAAGAAAATGGTACATTTGTTTTTGCCATTGACTTTAAGGACAAAGGACCTACTGGAGTAACTGTAAATGAACAGGGGATGCTTGTTGTTTCCCTAACCTCAGACAGAAAAGTTGTgttttattcatga